The DNA segment TGATGTGCTAGAAATATTTATAAATACATTTTGCGATAATGATTTTGAAGAGCTTTATGATGGTAATGAAGAGCTTGCCGTTGTTCTATGGGATAGAATATTTAAAATAGCGCCTATCATAAAAAACGAACAACGACGTAAGATCTTTATCGATGCTGCAAGAAATTATTATGAGTGGCGTTGCCATAAATTCCCTGATGAGCCTCATTCGTGAGGTTTTAACTATAGCTCTATTATTTAAAAAGCTTAGTAAATTAGAGGTCAAAGCTACTTCAATAAACATGCTAGGATAAAAAAATATAAAATCAATTTACAGGGAAATATGCGATGAAAAAAAGTATAATTTTTTTAGCATTTGTTTTGTTTTTGGGGACATCGACATATCAAGCTTCTGGTACAGATTATGGGCCTAGTCGGATTGATGATGATTATGTATCGAATGATAATATTATTATAGATGATGAAGATAAATTGGATTTAACTATTAATAGCAATAATGGGCCAATTTATATCAGACTTCCTGACGGCGAACCGCTGTTTTTTGCACCACCAAATGAGGATACCGCAATTGAATATGGTAGCCTATCAGGATTTATATCTGAGTTAGAATATCATATTTTTAAAGAAAACATATGTAATGTTTATAAAATGAAAGGCAATGAACTTACGCTCAAGTGTCAAAAATCCGATTGGCAGGAGGTCTATTCATTGAAAAAGGATGAAAATGGTTTCCAAATTTATTCAATTGATGATGGTATTAAGGTTAGAACAAAAACAGCAGATATTATAACTTATATGTATGATAAAATTATTGAAATAGAGGTTGGCAAAGCTCTTGATCAATGATTAAAATTATTATGCTAAAACGAAATTGCTATAAGTTTACTTAGTTTTCACGGCATTTTATAAAATTTTAAAGGAAACCATAATGGATGAGAAAAAGACTTACCGTTTTGTATTGATCGCATTCGCCCTTTTCCCAACCTTATGGGGGATTTTAGGACTGCTTAATAATGCATCTGGATTTGCAAGTACGGCTGAATTTGCTATTAAACCAATGTTCGCAATGAGCGATACTTATGGCAATCCTGCACAAACATGGCGTGCAATTTCTTGGGGTTTAGCGCCTATTTTAGCCCTTATCCTTATTACAACAGTTGAAACGTTGGCTGGCATCTTGGGGCTTATAGGGCTTTTAAAACTGATTAAAAATTTCAATGCCCCTTATGAAAAATTGCAAAGCGGTAAAAGTTTCGTTGTACTAGGTGCCACCTTAGCTGTTCTAGTTTGGGGTGTAGGTTTTATGGTTATTGCTGGCGACTGGTATTTAGCATGGCAGGCGAAAACCAATCCATTAAATACCCAAATTGGCGGTATGATTTATGCGCTTCCTAATATGATCACCATTATCATCTATATGTTACATCGAGAACCGGCGAATAAATCTTATCAATAGATTTAGCTTATATATCCCCATTGTGATGAAGGTCTAATTGATACTTAAAGATCAATCTTTGTTCTTCTACCGTGTGTGCTATATTACATAGTATAAATTGCTTTAAAATAGGAACAAATGCTAAGTTGCATTTGTTCCTTTATTAATTATTGCACTGAGCAGATTTTAAACCCTGAATCGATGCACCTTTGTGCAGCTTTTTTGATCTTTTTTATTTGCTCTTGTGTAAATATTTTTTCCATATCCTCTTTATACCAGAAAAGTCGTTTGCTTAAGACCGCATCAACACAGTGCCACATATAGCCGGTTTCGAGATCTTTTTTTGTGCCTCGCCCCTCTTTATGTGCCCAAGCAAGATAACTAAAAGCAGGCTGATATCCCTGTTCAGCCGCAGCCTTATCTAATTCAAAAATTTTAATAGAAACATCTTTCGTAAACTGGCTATAGGGATAGCACCGCGCTAATTGATATCGAGCTTCTGCAAGACCTTTATCAGCTGCGATTTTAAACCAATGAGCCGCCATTTTTCGGCTATAACGGGCGCCCCAATAATTGATATAGCTAAGCCCTACATGATAACAACCCATCATGCTATCCAATTGAGCAGCTTTTTCAAAGCATTTAAAGCCATAGGTCCGACTTTTTTTAACGCCAAGCCCATAAATATGCAAATAGCCGACATTATCCCAAGCATCGCCATGGTCTTGCGCCGCCGAGAGACGAAACCATTTTGCCGCAATGCTAAAGTCTTGAGCAACTACATTACCATCACGGTAAAAAGTGCCATAATGATATTGTGCTTGCGCATAATTTTGTTCAGCCGCATGTTTTATATATTGGAAAGCTGCCAATAAGTCTTTTAAGCCATATGTATCGCTTTCATAAATAAGACCAAGTTGATAGATAGCTTTGCTATAATTATTATCTGCTAAAGTTTTGTAAAGTTTGATGGCTTTAGTTAAATCTAAGTCAACACCATCACCATTTTGATAGCAAAGCCCAAGCTTAAATTGCGCGGCTAAATCACCATTTTTTGCCAATATTTGCCAATAATGAAAGGCTTTTTTTGCATTTTTCTTGATGGAGTAATGTTTTGGAATTGAGCATTCAACTGCGATGCCATTTTCAAAAATAAGAGCAAGTTGGTAAATAGCGTCATGATGACCTTGATGAGCCGCCTGTTCAAAATAGCTAAGGGCAAGGCCAAAATCTTGCGCAATACCATAATCGCTATAAATGCCGCTAAGATAAATATTGGCAAGTTTGAGCATGGCGTCAACATTACCAAATTCAACAGCCAGTTGAAACCATTTTAAGGCTTCATCACAATCTTGGCTAATAGCAATGCCATTTTCATAAAATTCGCCTAATTGATAAAGCGCTTTAGCGTGTCCTTGATCTGCGGCTTTTTGAAACCAATTCAATGCTTCAAAGCTATCTCGATTAAACTCATCAGCACATTCATCGACAAGTTTATCAGCATATTGATTGGCAGTAAGGTAAAATTGACCCAAATTAAATTGTGCTTCAACATCGCCTTTAATAGCGAGCAAGCGTGTTTGTTCCATAGTTGGAGATTGGCTATACGACATAATGTTCTTCTTTGTTTTTGCGCGCGCATATACATTCAAACGCGACTATCATTTGATTTTTAATGAAAAAATTTATGATACAAAGAAAACATTCATGGATGTGCTACCTAGCCTTAAAAATTTAATGTCTCACCTTTAGACCAATATTATATCGCGGTCAAGTAGCTATTGATGGGTTTTATTTATAATATTATTGCAATAAATTATAAAATATTAAAGCTTATCTGACAAATATTATCAAATAAGCTAAATTAAACATCAAACTTAGTTTAAACACAACCTAGCGATGGTTTAGTCTTTTTCTAATTCACCATCTGGCTGTATAATGTAAAGCAGAACCATTATAATCGTAATAAAAAAGCGGAAAGCATCGGGAACGCCATTCCACTGTTTTGACATCCACATGCCAAACCATTCACCACCTACAGACATAAAGGCTACTTGCCAAACCAGAAAGCCAATTGTTAAACCGGCAATGGCAACGGTTTTTGATGATTTAAAAGCTTTGGCACTTGCCTTAACTGATAAAAGCATTTTAATGCCGCCAATCCAGCATAATAAGGCAGTAAGAAATTCAAGGCTCATAATGCCAATATAGCCAAGATTATGGATCAAGTTACTGTTAATTGCGCGATAATGAATAGATGCTTCTGGCGGTATTGTATCCATCATAAAAACATGGTGAACAAATTGAAAATTGGTGTTGTAATCAGTTACATTTCCAAAAACCACCAATGATGTAAAAAACGCAATAGCACAAACCATAAGTGCCTTGGATAGACGTAAAATCATAAATATTTTCCTTTGTAAAACACTTAAAAAGCGCAGAATCTTCTTAAGCATTTACACAATTGCTGGTTTAAAAATCCATTAACAAAAAGTTGATTAAAATATTCATGTTATTATTGTTTTGTACTTACGCTGAGGACTGTTTATTTTAAAGTACCAAATACAATAAAGGGTAAAATACATAATTTTGATATAAAAGGGAGGAAGTCGAAAAATGCGCCGGCATAGATGGCGATATAAGTTATGTTGATAGATTTTATGCTGCTATTATTTCTAACAATATTTCGCTAAATTTGTTTAAAATAATTATTCATAATATTAAATGAAACATTCGCGCTTATTTTTAGCAGTTAAGCTGTCATTGAAACGAAAAAAATCGCACGTCACCGCCCCATAATTGGCTACAGAATTTTGGCGAAATTCTTTCTCGTCCGCTTCCTTGATGGATTGGGTGCTAAAATAATACTCAGCATTGCAGCTGGTTTAATTTTAACTTTAATGGCGATTTTTATTTGAATAATTTTCAAAAGCAAAGCCAAATCCAAAAAGCGGACTGTCAGGCAATAAATAATGAGGGCAGGCTTTAATTTCACCAGACAGGCAATCGTGTACTTGTTGTTGTGCTGCTTTAATGTCGCTATCATTCATTGTTTGCGCAATGCGTTTCAATACAGCATCGGTTTTTTCATGTGGTGGATCAGATCGTAATTTCACCATATAGCATAATCTATAGGCTTCCATTATATCCTTTTTAAAAACATTTCCTTCAAAAAATACTTCTCCAAGTAAACATTGGCTGCCTAGGTGTTCCATACTACCCGCTTTATAAAACCATTGAATGGCAGTTTTTTTGTCTTCTTCAACGCCATAGCCATGCCAATAGGCTTTAAATAGGTAAAATTGACTTTCTGCATCATGCTGTTTTGCCGCTTCAAAATAATAGCCAAAAGCCTTTTTTAAATCTTTTTTAACAACAATGCCGCTTGCATAAAATGAACCAAGTTTAGCCACAGCTTTTATATTTTCAAGATCTGCAGCTCTTTCATAGTAATAATAAGCTCGCTTTAAATCTTTATGGACAATGGCACCATCCTCATAAAACTGCCCAAGTTTAAAAATTGCTTGGTCATCACCAGCATTGGCAAGCATTAACCACCATTTAAAAGCTTGTTTTTTATCTTCATAATTTAAAGATCTGCTATAAAATTTGGCAAGCGCGATTTGCGCCTTTTTTTGCCCCTGCCACGCTGCAGTTTCTAGCCATTTAGTTGCTTGCATGTCGTTGGTTGTTTTTAAGTAGTAATCAAAATCATCCGTATCATAAAACCCCATTGGCAGCTCGCACTGATGTGGCATCATTAATATTACATTTAGCATCATGAGCGTTTGTAACAGATCGGCTAATTCTTTACTGTTTTCCCGTCCATAGCTTGCCTTTTCAATTAAACCGATAGACCAATAGGTTAAGTATCGACCATATAAAAAACCACACTCTTTATCGCCCAGGCTTTGTAGGGCAGGATCAACATTTTCCAAAAACGGCAAATTATAGCTTAAAATTTGTGTATTTAACGCCGTATCACTTTCATTAAGATGCATGATACTAAACAATGCATTAGGACCGTTAATCTGCGTTTGTTGGTTTGATGGCTTTAACGAAACGATATTTTCGCTTGCCTCTGCCTTAATGACTATCAAAAAAATATGCGCTAAAAAAATAAAAAATATGAGCTGCAAAGAATAACAATTGGATAATTCAAAGGTTTTTCGCCGACCTTTGCCAAAAAAAATGCTCATTATATTCCCCCTATAAAGGCTCTAGCTATAATTTTTAACATTTAACGCGCGCGATTATTGGCTTTTTTGCGCAAATATTTTGGCTAAAACAACTTGCTTGCTGAAAGAAGAACCGCTCTTCTTCTCGCAAAAAATCCTACATACCATTTCGTTCAAATTAATGGGTCCTGCCCCTAATCACTATATAATAAATATAGTCTAACTATAAATAATATAAATAAACAATAAGGCGTCTCAAAGGCATTAAAAATCAAGTTCTTTTAAAAGTACTGGCCAATTTTGTTTGCCGCCCAAAATACGAATAATAACAATATTCTCACCAACAAGATTATAAATAATGACATGTTGATGATGGGCATGTATATGCACAGGAGGCTCAAAATTATGACGCAAGGGTGCTAAATTGGGCATGATGCTGATCAGCTCAAAAACTGAAACCAATTCATCTAGATATTTGTCAGCTTGATTTTCTGACCATGTTTGCGCACCAAAACGCCAAATTTCTTCCAAATCTTGCTCTGCTTGCGGAGTTAATTGATAAGCCATATCGTTCAAGGTTTTTGGCGCATGCGCTGCTTGAATGCAAGCTTATCAAAAGCCTTTGGCGTACCGCTTTGTAAACCTTCATCAATTGCGCTTTGAAAAGCTTGTGTCGCGATTTGATGTTGCTGGTCTTTTCGGATTAAATCACGAATATAATCGCTGACATTTTGATATCGGCCATTATCTGATTGCTTTTCAGCCCAATTTTTCATCTGGTCTGGCAAGGAAACATTCATGGTTGCCATAATATATCCTTTCAAAACTGTATTTTAAAACATTATATGGCAAAGTTTGCCAATTTTCAATCATTTTAAAGTCAATTCAGCACAAGTTTTGCCAATTGTTATATTTGTCATTATTCTGCCATGCAAACGCAATGTCATTGTCATAACTTATTGGCAAAAGGGTATCTTGAACAATAAGCTCATTCAATATGGCATATTTGCAAAGCGGGAAAGCCATGAATAAACATTTTGATGTTATTATTATTGGCGCCGGTATTGTTGGCCTTGGTTGTGCTTTGGCTGCGGTTAATCGCGGTAAAAAAGTAGCAATTATCGAGCGCAATGCCAAGGCGGTTGGTGCTTCTATCCGCAATTTTGGCTTTGTAACCGTTACAGGACAACGCGCCGGCGCCCATTATAATCGTGCAAAGCGTAGCCGCGATATTTGGGCGGAAATTGCTCCTAATGCCGGCATTGACGTCTTGCATAAGGGGCTTGTTTTACCCGCCTATCGCGAGGAAGCGCGCGACGTTGTCGCTGCTTTTTTAAAAACCGATATGGGCGCAGATTGTAGATTATTGACCAAAACTGAAGCGCAAGCGCAAATTGCGAGCCTTAAATTATCCGGTGATGAAGCAATCTTATATAGCCCCCATGAATTGCGGGTTGAATCCATGACAGCAATTCCAAAATTGGCCCATTGGCTTCATGAAGCAAAGGGGGTTGATTTTTTCTGGAAAACCGCAGCCCTTGGCATTATTGATAATCGCGTGAAAACCAGTCGTGGTAATTTTTATGGCAATACGATAATTGTTTGCCCGGGCGATGATTTTTCATCACTTTACCCAGAGCGCATTGCCCCGCATGCTCTTTCTATTTGCACCTTGCAAATGCTGCGCGTTGCACCTAATGGCGCTGCTAATCTTTCTAATAACAACACCTGCAGATTTAATGCAGCCTTAATGTCAGATCATAGCCTTGCTCGCTATGAGGGGTTTTCTGCTTTGCCGCAAGCTGTTGCTCTTGGCGCGCGGTTAGATCGTGATTATCCGTTAAAGCGGCAACTGGGTATTCATTTAATTGCAGTTCAATCAGCCGATGGCTCGCTTGTGGTTGGGGATAGCCATATTTATGGCAATGCACCAGAGACTTTTGCAAAAACAGCCATTGATGATTTGATGATGGAATGCTTGGATGAAATTATTGATCTACCAAAGCGTGAAATTATTAATCATTGGATTGGCACTTATGCCGCATCAAAAACCAAAACGGTATTGGTTGATAGCCCGCAAGATCATGTGCGCCTTGTAATGGTGACGGGCGGCACTGGAGCTTCAACCGCTTTTGCTTTGGGTGAAGAGGTAATAGATGATCTTTTTTGAGGCAATTATTTTACAATGACATGTATTTATGTTTGAGCCTCCTTGGGTGGTGACGATTGTATCGGCATAACCAATCAATATGAAAAAGGCGAAAATTGCGTTACCTTTTATAGCTAAAAAAGGGCAAAGATATAGGCCCCTATTATTTTGTTGATGAAAATGCTGCTTATATAGATTTCGTGGTGAGGGTAATCGGTATAAGTCAAAGCTGAAAGCAAACTATGCAATATTCAAATGATATAGAAAAGCGCTTTAGTGCAGCCTTCATCTTATCGAGATTTAAAAAACGATAAAGAATAAATTTATCTCCAACACTCTAGGTCCTGACCCTAGCAACTTCATAGGAAAAAAGCGTGACACAGTTAAAAGCGGCAATTTTCGATTGGGCAGGAACCACGATAGATTTTGGCTCCTTTGCACCAATGGGTGTGTTTGTTGAAAGTTTTAAAGCCTTTGATATTGATATATCGATTGGCGAAGCCCGTGCGCCAATGGGGTTGCCAAAACGTGACCATATTGTAGCGGTCTTAAACCAACCACGTATTGCCAAGGCATGGCAGGACACACACGGAAAAACTGCTGATAACACTGATATTGATGCTATTTACGCGCATTTTTTACCGCTTAATGAAGCAATTGTCCATAATTATGCTAGCCTCATCCCCGGCACTTTAGAAGTTGTAGCAGAACTTCGCCGCCGAGAGATGAAAATTGGCTCTACCACCGGCTATACACGCTCGATTATGGAGCGTGTTTTACCCCTTACCAAGGCCCAAGGTTATGAGCCAGATAATCTTGTTTGTGCCGGTGATCTACCCTTTGGGCGGCCAACACCGCTTAATATGTATCAATGCTTTTTAGACCTTTGTGTGTGGCCGGCGCATCTCACCGTAAAAATTGATGATACCGGCGTTGGTATTATGGAGGGAGTTGCTGCCGGATCATGGACCATTGGCCTTGCCTTAAGCGGTAATGAAGCAGCTTTAAGCCTTGCAGATTATGAGGCGATGGACAAAAATACCCGCAATGATCTAATGGCTAAAATTGCACCACGCTTAAAAGCTGCAGGTGCGCATTATGTCATTGAAACTATAGCCGATCTTATACCTGTTATTGATGATATTGAACAAAGGCTTAAAAATGGCGAACGGCCATTTTAAAAGCATCAATGATCGGTGTTACTTTTTGTACCCATAAGTAAATCTGATGATAATTCATAAACTACCCTTGATCGCAGTTCCGCGCTGATAAATCGCGCTCATTGCATCATTATAATCAGCAATAATTTTTAAAAAGCTATTTTAACTTGCGGCGTTAGCGAGACACTGCAAGTGGCATGCTGTGCTGCTAATTGGTTGAGATTTTTGATCGTTGAGAAGGGGTTAAATGCAAAATGCTGACTGTCTTGATTAGGCTTTGCAATTTAGCACGTTTTACAACTATCGCAGTTTTCGATACAAAACTACGATAACTCATTTTTAAAAATTTTATAAATAAATTGAAAAATTACATTTCTTTTTTTTCCATATTGAAGTTAAATTATAAAATGGGAAATCATTAAGGGGCAATGATTGGAACTACCTACAAATTTATTAAAAATAATAATGATGATGAGTAAAGAAACGCATCTTTAATAACTAAATTTAGCTCATAAATGCGGTATGCGTTATTAATACTTGACTATTTAACTACGAGGTAGAAGCCATTTCACGTGCTTTTCTTAAAGATTTATCATAGATTTATTCAAGGAGGAGGAATAAATTATGGTTAATTTTGATGAGACTATTGATCGCAAATCTTCAAATTCAATGAAATGGTCATATCCTG comes from the Bartonella sp. HY038 genome and includes:
- a CDS encoding TIGR03364 family FAD-dependent oxidoreductase is translated as MNKHFDVIIIGAGIVGLGCALAAVNRGKKVAIIERNAKAVGASIRNFGFVTVTGQRAGAHYNRAKRSRDIWAEIAPNAGIDVLHKGLVLPAYREEARDVVAAFLKTDMGADCRLLTKTEAQAQIASLKLSGDEAILYSPHELRVESMTAIPKLAHWLHEAKGVDFFWKTAALGIIDNRVKTSRGNFYGNTIIVCPGDDFSSLYPERIAPHALSICTLQMLRVAPNGAANLSNNNTCRFNAALMSDHSLARYEGFSALPQAVALGARLDRDYPLKRQLGIHLIAVQSADGSLVVGDSHIYGNAPETFAKTAIDDLMMECLDEIIDLPKREIINHWIGTYAASKTKTVLVDSPQDHVRLVMVTGGTGASTAFALGEEVIDDLF
- a CDS encoding type II toxin-antitoxin system ParD family antitoxin, with translation MATMNVSLPDQMKNWAEKQSDNGRYQNVSDYIRDLIRKDQQHQIATQAFQSAIDEGLQSGTPKAFDKLAFKQRMRQKP
- a CDS encoding tetratricopeptide repeat protein, whose translation is MSYSQSPTMEQTRLLAIKGDVEAQFNLGQFYLTANQYADKLVDECADEFNRDSFEALNWFQKAADQGHAKALYQLGEFYENGIAISQDCDEALKWFQLAVEFGNVDAMLKLANIYLSGIYSDYGIAQDFGLALSYFEQAAHQGHHDAIYQLALIFENGIAVECSIPKHYSIKKNAKKAFHYWQILAKNGDLAAQFKLGLCYQNGDGVDLDLTKAIKLYKTLADNNYSKAIYQLGLIYESDTYGLKDLLAAFQYIKHAAEQNYAQAQYHYGTFYRDGNVVAQDFSIAAKWFRLSAAQDHGDAWDNVGYLHIYGLGVKKSRTYGFKCFEKAAQLDSMMGCYHVGLSYINYWGARYSRKMAAHWFKIAADKGLAEARYQLARCYPYSQFTKDVSIKIFELDKAAAEQGYQPAFSYLAWAHKEGRGTKKDLETGYMWHCVDAVLSKRLFWYKEDMEKIFTQEQIKKIKKAAQRCIDSGFKICSVQ
- a CDS encoding DUF2165 family protein is translated as MILRLSKALMVCAIAFFTSLVVFGNVTDYNTNFQFVHHVFMMDTIPPEASIHYRAINSNLIHNLGYIGIMSLEFLTALLCWIGGIKMLLSVKASAKAFKSSKTVAIAGLTIGFLVWQVAFMSVGGEWFGMWMSKQWNGVPDAFRFFITIIMVLLYIIQPDGELEKD
- a CDS encoding type II toxin-antitoxin system RelE/ParE family toxin → MAYQLTPQAEQDLEEIWRFGAQTWSENQADKYLDELVSVFELISIMPNLAPLRHNFEPPVHIHAHHQHVIIYNLVGENIVIIRILGGKQNWPVLLKELDF
- a CDS encoding DUF2165 family protein; protein product: MDEKKTYRFVLIAFALFPTLWGILGLLNNASGFASTAEFAIKPMFAMSDTYGNPAQTWRAISWGLAPILALILITTVETLAGILGLIGLLKLIKNFNAPYEKLQSGKSFVVLGATLAVLVWGVGFMVIAGDWYLAWQAKTNPLNTQIGGMIYALPNMITIIIYMLHREPANKSYQ
- the phnX gene encoding phosphonoacetaldehyde hydrolase, with the translated sequence MTQLKAAIFDWAGTTIDFGSFAPMGVFVESFKAFDIDISIGEARAPMGLPKRDHIVAVLNQPRIAKAWQDTHGKTADNTDIDAIYAHFLPLNEAIVHNYASLIPGTLEVVAELRRREMKIGSTTGYTRSIMERVLPLTKAQGYEPDNLVCAGDLPFGRPTPLNMYQCFLDLCVWPAHLTVKIDDTGVGIMEGVAAGSWTIGLALSGNEAALSLADYEAMDKNTRNDLMAKIAPRLKAAGAHYVIETIADLIPVIDDIEQRLKNGERPF
- a CDS encoding tetratricopeptide repeat protein; the protein is MSIFFGKGRRKTFELSNCYSLQLIFFIFLAHIFLIVIKAEASENIVSLKPSNQQTQINGPNALFSIMHLNESDTALNTQILSYNLPFLENVDPALQSLGDKECGFLYGRYLTYWSIGLIEKASYGRENSKELADLLQTLMMLNVILMMPHQCELPMGFYDTDDFDYYLKTTNDMQATKWLETAAWQGQKKAQIALAKFYSRSLNYEDKKQAFKWWLMLANAGDDQAIFKLGQFYEDGAIVHKDLKRAYYYYERAADLENIKAVAKLGSFYASGIVVKKDLKKAFGYYFEAAKQHDAESQFYLFKAYWHGYGVEEDKKTAIQWFYKAGSMEHLGSQCLLGEVFFEGNVFKKDIMEAYRLCYMVKLRSDPPHEKTDAVLKRIAQTMNDSDIKAAQQQVHDCLSGEIKACPHYLLPDSPLFGFGFAFENYSNKNRH